A window of Patescibacteria group bacterium contains these coding sequences:
- a CDS encoding radical SAM protein, giving the protein MKISISYPPMQSKKGTPLLSQNRQFQWFNSPTYIFPVIPAYAATLLSKNGYQVFWHDGIAKEQTYQEWLADIINTKPDILVIESKTPVIKKHWKIIDELKAKNKELKIVLMGDHVTAMPEESLKNSKADYILTGGDFDFLLLNLANHLSKGEKLEGGIWFRENGALKNSGPIDLLKHDLNSLPMVDRELVNWQLYAYKNGNFKHTPGTYMMSGRDCWWGRCSFCSWTTLFPGQHFRTRSAKQALDEIGHLIDLGVKEIMEDSGSLPIGDWLLEFCNGMIERGYNKKVTMSCNMRISGIKDPKIWQLMKQAGFRFVLFGLESANQKTLDKINKNLKVEEIEYGLKICKEAGLEPHITAMIGYPWETKEDAQRTVCLAKDLFKKGYVDTLQATVLIPYPGTPLYKYCLENNLLNFTDYDRFDQREQVMKSVLTTEDVKELTSGLYKAFMTPKFILKKISQTRNMNDLKFLWKAGTKVLGHLMDFKS; this is encoded by the coding sequence ATGAAAATATCAATTTCGTATCCGCCAATGCAATCAAAAAAAGGCACGCCTTTATTATCACAAAATCGTCAATTCCAATGGTTTAATTCGCCAACCTATATTTTTCCAGTTATTCCAGCTTATGCTGCAACTTTATTATCAAAAAATGGTTATCAAGTTTTTTGGCATGATGGCATTGCCAAAGAGCAGACCTATCAAGAATGGCTTGCCGATATTATTAACACAAAGCCAGATATTCTAGTTATTGAATCAAAAACCCCAGTCATAAAAAAGCATTGGAAAATTATTGATGAATTAAAGGCAAAAAACAAAGAATTAAAAATTGTTCTAATGGGTGATCATGTGACAGCAATGCCAGAAGAATCATTGAAAAATTCAAAAGCTGATTATATTTTAACAGGCGGAGATTTTGATTTTCTTTTGCTCAATCTAGCAAATCATTTAAGCAAAGGCGAAAAACTTGAGGGTGGAATTTGGTTTAGAGAAAATGGAGCATTGAAAAATTCAGGTCCAATTGATTTATTAAAACATGATTTAAATTCCTTGCCAATGGTTGATAGAGAATTAGTTAATTGGCAATTATATGCCTACAAAAATGGCAATTTTAAACATACTCCAGGCACATACATGATGTCAGGACGTGATTGTTGGTGGGGAAGATGTTCATTTTGTTCTTGGACAACATTATTCCCAGGCCAGCATTTCCGTACTCGATCTGCAAAACAAGCTTTGGATGAAATAGGTCATTTGATCGATTTAGGTGTTAAAGAAATAATGGAAGATTCAGGTAGTTTACCAATAGGAGATTGGCTACTAGAATTTTGTAATGGCATGATTGAAAGAGGTTACAACAAAAAAGTTACCATGAGTTGCAATATGAGGATTAGCGGCATCAAGGATCCAAAAATTTGGCAATTAATGAAGCAAGCTGGTTTTCGTTTTGTATTATTTGGTCTAGAATCAGCAAACCAAAAAACACTAGATAAAATTAATAAAAATCTTAAAGTTGAAGAAATTGAATATGGTTTAAAAATTTGTAAAGAAGCAGGCTTAGAACCGCATATCACTGCAATGATTGGTTATCCTTGGGAAACAAAAGAAGATGCTCAAAGAACTGTTTGTCTTGCCAAAGATTTATTTAAAAAAGGTTATGTTGATACTTTGCAGGCAACTGTTTTAATTCCTTATCCAGGTACACCATTATATAAGTATTGCTTAGAAAATAATTTATTGAATTTTACAGATTATGATCGTTTTGATCAACGAGAACAAGTAATGAAGAGTGTTTTAACTACAGAAGATGTTAAAGAGTTGACTTCAGGATTATATAAAGCTTTTATGACGCCAAAATTTATCTTGAAAAAAATCAGCCAGACTAGAAATATGAATGATCTTAAATTTTTGTGGAAAGCAGGAACAAAAGTTTTAGGACATCTAATGGATTTTAAAAGCTAA
- a CDS encoding UDP-glucuronic acid decarboxylase family protein, producing the protein MKRILVTGGAGFIGSHLCEYLLKKDNEVICVDNFFTGQKQNIIHLLKNPYFEVIRHDVTWPLYIEVDQIYHLASPAAPIHYQKDPIQTTKTNVLGAIQMLGLAKRLKIKILLTSTSEVYGDPKVHPQKESYWGNVNPIGPRSCYDEAKRCAETLFMDYWRQNKVKIKIVRIFNTYGPRLAMNDGRVVSNFLIQALQNKPITIYGKGKQTRSFCYVDDLVNGLYEMMETDDKITGPINLGNPGEFTMLELANLVIKLTKSKSKLIYEPLPINDPKQRKPDISLAKKVLDWEPTINLTSGLKKTIPYFKKALRSS; encoded by the coding sequence ATGAAACGAATTTTAGTTACTGGAGGTGCGGGGTTTATAGGTTCACATTTATGTGAATACTTGTTAAAAAAAGACAACGAGGTTATATGTGTTGATAATTTTTTTACTGGCCAAAAACAAAATATTATTCATTTGTTAAAAAATCCTTATTTTGAAGTCATTAGACATGATGTTACTTGGCCGTTATATATTGAAGTTGATCAGATTTACCATCTTGCCTCGCCTGCAGCACCGATTCATTATCAAAAGGATCCAATTCAGACAACTAAAACAAATGTTTTAGGTGCGATCCAAATGCTTGGTTTAGCAAAAAGGTTAAAGATTAAAATTTTGTTAACTTCAACTTCAGAAGTCTACGGCGATCCAAAAGTCCATCCGCAAAAAGAAAGCTATTGGGGCAATGTTAATCCAATCGGTCCTAGATCTTGCTACGATGAAGCAAAACGATGTGCTGAAACATTATTTATGGATTACTGGCGACAAAATAAAGTGAAAATAAAGATTGTTAGAATTTTTAATACTTATGGTCCGAGATTAGCTATGAATGACGGCAGAGTTGTTTCAAATTTTCTTATTCAAGCTTTGCAAAATAAACCAATAACTATTTATGGCAAAGGAAAGCAAACAAGATCATTTTGTTATGTAGATGATTTAGTAAATGGACTTTATGAAATGATGGAAACTGATGATAAAATTACTGGTCCAATAAATCTTGGCAATCCTGGAGAATTTACAATGCTTGAATTGGCAAATCTTGTGATAAAACTGACAAAATCAAAAAGTAAACTTATTTATGAGCCTTTGCCAATCAATGACCCAAAGCAAAGAAAACCTGATATTTCTTTGGCTAAAAAAGTTTTAGATTGGGAACCAACGATTAATTTAACTTCTGGACTTAAAAAAACTATACCTTATTTTAAAAAGGCATTACGCAGCTCTTAA
- a CDS encoding MopE-related protein produces the protein MCENEGVYVCSTDRSTTVCNVAAFQAYPEECDDMDNDCDGQTDEDLVGCCDVDAVQECGSDVGECVKGEMTCQEDGSWGDCENAVGPTVDLCDSLDNDCDGATDEDFLNRGMECQIGQGNCLSNGNYACTEDMFGTFCAALIIQPSNEACDQQDNDCDGATDEDLVGCCEPNDQVECGSAVGECRKGHKTCSIDGVWSECLEEVKPMAELCDGKDNNCDGQTDETFANLNSECQIGRGECLSIGRMTCGVDQQSTSCNADILTGNDEICDNKDNDCDGDVDENLLRECGSDVGECEIGIQSCFAGGWLACEGEIQSSDEICDNLDNNCDGNTDEGFNINDQCFEGLGECQAEGVIVCVDENMSACNAVVGQQSEETCDGLDNDCDGNTDEELENCCIPDTISECGIDTGECVKGTSTCQADRTWGWCLDATGPSDEICDGLDNNCDGETDEGLTGCCSPSVSRNCGSDVGECSHGTQICWESREWGECQNQTLPANEICDGLDNDCDGQTDNGFDLMAEANNCGQCNYVCGSQGTVSTTCEAGECVLTCSRFRVDLNTDPTDGCECEVTNCGVEICDQVDNDCDGAIDEDCDSLVMYLSFDGHMNDGSTNANNALNHGATYTADAVCGQAASFDGVDDYAEVADSVSMDSIVNEFTICVSANVTDYERGDVVFSKFRLQPALGIEWNDVTMENNWTFFLNRVKLAQGRTVNVNQWITFCGKFKQGVFTAYIDGEQIWQGNAQNPVGGITYIGSNDMPPAKNSHTKIDETTFYNVALSDEEIQHYFEIMKR, from the coding sequence TTGTGTGAGAACGAAGGCGTTTACGTTTGTAGTACCGATAGAAGCACAACTGTTTGTAATGTTGCAGCTTTTCAAGCTTATCCTGAAGAATGTGATGACATGGACAACGACTGCGATGGCCAAACTGACGAAGATTTGGTTGGCTGTTGCGACGTTGACGCTGTTCAGGAATGCGGATCTGATGTTGGGGAATGTGTGAAGGGCGAGATGACTTGTCAGGAAGATGGCAGTTGGGGCGACTGTGAAAACGCTGTTGGTCCGACTGTTGATCTTTGCGACAGTCTTGACAATGACTGTGATGGCGCAACTGACGAGGATTTTCTGAATCGAGGGATGGAATGCCAGATTGGTCAAGGCAACTGTCTTTCTAATGGCAATTATGCTTGTACTGAAGATATGTTTGGAACTTTCTGTGCAGCTCTGATCATCCAGCCGTCCAATGAGGCTTGCGATCAGCAGGATAATGACTGCGATGGCGCAACTGATGAGGACTTGGTTGGATGTTGCGAGCCTAACGATCAGGTCGAATGCGGATCCGCTGTCGGCGAATGCCGTAAGGGTCACAAGACTTGTTCGATTGATGGTGTGTGGAGCGAATGTCTTGAAGAAGTGAAGCCAATGGCTGAACTTTGTGATGGCAAGGATAACAACTGCGACGGTCAGACAGATGAAACCTTTGCTAATCTGAACAGCGAATGTCAGATTGGGCGTGGTGAATGTCTGTCGATTGGTCGCATGACTTGCGGTGTTGATCAGCAGTCAACGTCTTGTAATGCAGATATCCTCACCGGCAACGATGAGATCTGTGATAACAAAGATAATGACTGCGATGGCGATGTTGACGAAAATCTGCTGCGTGAATGTGGCAGTGACGTCGGTGAATGTGAGATCGGTATCCAATCTTGTTTTGCTGGTGGCTGGCTTGCCTGCGAAGGTGAGATTCAGTCGAGCGACGAGATTTGTGATAACCTTGATAACAATTGCGACGGTAATACAGATGAAGGTTTCAACATCAACGATCAATGCTTTGAAGGTCTTGGCGAATGCCAGGCTGAAGGCGTGATCGTTTGTGTTGATGAGAATATGAGTGCTTGCAATGCAGTTGTCGGTCAGCAGTCGGAAGAGACATGCGATGGCTTGGACAACGATTGCGATGGCAATACAGATGAAGAGTTGGAAAATTGTTGTATTCCTGATACCATTTCCGAATGCGGTATTGACACTGGCGAATGTGTGAAGGGAACTTCCACTTGCCAGGCAGACCGTACTTGGGGTTGGTGTTTGGATGCAACTGGACCATCGGATGAAATCTGCGATGGATTGGATAACAACTGCGATGGCGAAACAGACGAAGGTTTGACTGGTTGTTGCTCACCTTCCGTTTCTCGCAACTGCGGATCTGATGTGGGCGAATGCTCTCATGGGACGCAGATTTGCTGGGAAAGCCGTGAGTGGGGCGAATGCCAGAATCAGACTTTGCCTGCAAATGAAATCTGCGATGGACTTGACAATGACTGCGATGGCCAGACAGACAATGGATTCGACCTCATGGCTGAAGCCAATAACTGCGGCCAATGCAATTATGTTTGTGGCAGTCAGGGGACAGTGAGTACTACTTGCGAAGCAGGTGAGTGCGTTCTGACGTGCAGCCGCTTCCGAGTTGATTTGAACACTGATCCGACTGACGGCTGTGAATGTGAAGTCACCAATTGCGGTGTGGAAATCTGCGATCAGGTGGACAACGATTGTGATGGTGCAATTGACGAAGACTGTGATTCTCTCGTCATGTACCTGAGCTTCGATGGACACATGAATGATGGATCTACCAATGCCAACAACGCTCTCAACCATGGCGCCACTTACACTGCTGATGCAGTTTGTGGCCAGGCAGCATCGTTCGACGGAGTCGACGATTATGCCGAAGTGGCTGATAGCGTGAGCATGGATTCGATTGTGAATGAGTTTACGATTTGCGTTTCAGCAAATGTGACTGATTACGAAAGAGGTGATGTTGTATTCTCAAAGTTTAGGCTGCAACCAGCACTTGGAATCGAATGGAACGATGTAACTATGGAAAACAACTGGACATTCTTTTTAAACCGAGTAAAGCTTGCTCAGGGAAGAACTGTTAATGTGAATCAGTGGATTACTTTCTGTGGGAAATTCAAGCAAGGAGTTTTTACTGCATACATTGATGGCGAACAAATTTGGCAAGGTAATGCTCAAAACCCAGTTGGCGGTATTACCTATATTGGGTCTAACGATATGCCACCAGCCAAGAACAGCCACACAAAGATTGATGAGACTACATTTTATAACGTTGCACTTTCCGATGAGGAAATCCAGCACTACTTTGAAATCATGAAACGCTAG
- a CDS encoding glycosyltransferase — MKYTFVIPVKEINDYIRETIPNILEIKRDDFEIIIYPNEINSEHWPKTKQISTGPGGPAMKRNLAIRDAKGEILIFVDDDAFPKNNLLEILDQDFNDKNIIAVGGPALTPKEDNFWQKVSGAVFLSNFSGGFPERYVQVGQKRFINDWPSVNLSIRKNNFQKVKGFNSEYWPGEDTKLCIDLLKENKGKIIYDPELIVYHHRRQGLLEHLKQVGNYGIHRGFFAKKYPETSLKLKYFVPSFFLLFIILGAISSIFSSIILRLYILGWIIYALSYIKIFFDIHKYEKNILIIFNTFYYIFLTHIWYGTRFLQGFIFTKNLKSKYR, encoded by the coding sequence TTGAAATACACGTTTGTCATTCCAGTCAAGGAAATTAATGATTATATAAGAGAAACCATTCCCAATATTTTAGAAATTAAGCGAGATGATTTTGAAATAATTATTTATCCAAACGAAATTAATTCAGAACATTGGCCAAAAACAAAGCAAATTTCTACAGGTCCAGGCGGACCAGCAATGAAAAGAAATCTAGCAATCAGAGATGCAAAAGGTGAAATATTGATTTTCGTTGACGATGATGCTTTTCCTAAAAATAATTTGTTGGAAATCCTTGATCAAGATTTTAACGATAAAAATATTATTGCTGTTGGCGGTCCAGCTTTAACACCTAAAGAAGACAATTTTTGGCAAAAGGTTTCGGGTGCAGTTTTTTTAAGTAATTTTTCTGGCGGTTTTCCAGAACGTTATGTTCAAGTTGGCCAAAAAAGATTTATCAATGATTGGCCAAGTGTCAATTTATCAATCAGAAAAAACAATTTTCAAAAAGTCAAAGGTTTCAATTCGGAATATTGGCCAGGTGAAGATACTAAGTTATGTATTGACCTATTAAAAGAAAATAAAGGCAAAATAATTTACGATCCAGAATTAATTGTTTATCATCATCGCCGTCAAGGTTTGTTAGAGCACTTAAAACAAGTTGGCAATTATGGAATTCATCGCGGTTTTTTCGCCAAGAAATATCCAGAGACTTCTTTAAAATTAAAGTACTTTGTTCCAAGCTTCTTTTTATTATTTATTATTTTGGGAGCTATATCTAGTATCTTTTCAAGCATAATCCTTCGTCTCTACATTTTAGGCTGGATAATTTATGCGCTTTCTTATATCAAGATTTTCTTCGACATTCACAAATACGAAAAGAATATCCTAATAATTTTTAATACTTTTTACTACATTTTTTTAACACACATCTGGTATGGAACAAGATTTTTACAAGGATTTATTTTTACTAAAAATTTAAAAAGCAAATACCGATGA
- a CDS encoding glycosyltransferase: MTIPLISVIITTKNEEDNIRYCLKSIKQQTYPKEFIEMIVIDNNSTDKTKEIAKQYTKLVFNFGPERSAQRNYGINKCHGEYFLQLDADQSLDKNVIEECVKKIVNFKDNDKSNNYFADIALQVPENIVGSKNYFNRIRNYEKVFYTNSVIDCVRFIPTKIIKDIGGYDCSLNGPEDWDLDQRIREKCYIDIIDSHMDHNEGNVTFLKFLEKKWYYSKSFGKYISKWGKNNRYVKLRLGFFYRYIGVFVENKKYKNVLIHPMLFASLIGTKLILGGVFLGRTFADKFKTR; the protein is encoded by the coding sequence ATGACAATCCCTTTAATATCAGTAATTATAACGACAAAAAATGAAGAAGATAATATTAGATATTGCCTAAAATCAATAAAACAGCAAACATATCCGAAAGAATTTATTGAAATGATTGTTATAGATAATAATTCTACGGATAAGACAAAAGAAATTGCCAAGCAATATACAAAGCTAGTTTTCAATTTTGGTCCAGAAAGATCGGCTCAAAGAAATTATGGAATTAATAAATGTCATGGAGAATATTTTTTACAACTCGATGCTGATCAATCACTAGACAAAAACGTAATTGAAGAATGTGTAAAAAAAATTGTCAATTTCAAAGATAATGATAAGTCAAACAATTATTTCGCAGATATCGCTTTACAGGTACCAGAAAATATTGTCGGAAGTAAAAATTACTTTAATAGAATAAGAAATTATGAAAAAGTATTTTATACAAATTCAGTAATCGATTGTGTAAGATTTATTCCGACAAAAATAATAAAAGATATTGGAGGATATGATTGTTCTCTTAACGGACCAGAAGATTGGGATTTGGATCAGCGCATTAGGGAAAAATGTTACATTGATATTATTGATAGCCATATGGATCATAATGAAGGGAATGTAACTTTTTTAAAATTCTTGGAAAAAAAATGGTACTATTCAAAATCCTTCGGAAAATATATAAGTAAATGGGGAAAAAATAATAGATATGTTAAACTAAGGCTTGGTTTTTTTTACAGATACATAGGAGTTTTTGTAGAGAATAAAAAATACAAAAATGTCTTAATTCACCCAATGTTATTCGCAAGCCTGATTGGCACTAAATTAATACTAGGCGGAGTATTTCTTGGCCGAACATTCGCTGATAAATTCAAAACAAGATGA
- a CDS encoding oligosaccharide flippase family protein, translating into MSSFLYKIKQNLIASLFLKNTVILFSGTIIASVLNYLFNLIIGRVLTVDEYGQLVSLESIFLIVTMIGGAIILAGTRKVAEYKANKNFAKLAQFKSYFEKKFLYFGIIVFIILTAFSDLIAQYLKIQKAPIIIMASCLILAYVGSFYISILQGLQRFKALSIVNVIGTILKIILGVGLVLLGFSVSGAVVGYVFPSVICAVIIYLLLRDIKLNKADFINLQSIKISTKQIQSISYFFITSLCLTLLYNIDLILVKHYFSNNDAGLYSSLAMLARIIFFGTGIIASVLLPMATEKFERQEKHQHLFIYALLLVTVLGILLNILYFIFPEQIIKMLFGAKYLQSSNLLGIMSVVMTAYSILNLIITYLISIKKFIFLPILAAGSILQIIFIIIFHASLFQVIMICLIINSLISLISFMFVYFPKEKNKNYAEHLNSSAGL; encoded by the coding sequence ATGTCATCATTTTTATATAAAATCAAACAAAATTTAATCGCAAGCTTATTTTTAAAAAATACTGTAATTTTATTTTCAGGAACAATAATTGCCAGTGTCTTAAATTATCTTTTTAATTTAATTATTGGTCGCGTATTAACAGTTGATGAATATGGCCAATTAGTCTCTCTCGAAAGTATATTCTTAATCGTAACAATGATTGGCGGCGCGATTATTTTAGCAGGAACTAGAAAAGTTGCGGAATATAAAGCTAACAAAAATTTTGCAAAACTTGCTCAATTCAAATCATATTTTGAAAAAAAATTCTTGTATTTTGGAATTATTGTTTTCATAATTTTAACGGCATTTTCAGATTTAATTGCTCAATATTTAAAAATTCAAAAAGCCCCAATTATTATTATGGCTTCATGTCTTATTCTTGCGTATGTGGGTAGTTTTTATATATCTATATTGCAAGGTTTACAAAGATTTAAAGCACTTTCTATTGTAAATGTTATAGGTACAATTCTTAAGATTATATTGGGCGTTGGATTAGTTTTGCTTGGATTTTCAGTTTCCGGCGCTGTAGTTGGTTATGTTTTTCCTTCAGTTATTTGTGCAGTGATTATTTATTTGTTATTAAGGGATATAAAACTGAACAAGGCAGATTTTATAAATCTTCAGTCGATAAAAATTAGCACTAAACAAATTCAAAGCATTAGCTATTTTTTTATTACATCTCTTTGCTTAACCCTTTTATATAATATTGATTTGATTTTAGTCAAACATTATTTTTCTAATAATGACGCGGGACTCTATAGCTCTTTAGCAATGCTAGCTAGAATAATTTTTTTCGGAACAGGTATCATTGCATCTGTTCTCTTGCCAATGGCAACTGAAAAATTTGAACGCCAAGAAAAACATCAACATTTATTTATTTATGCCTTGTTACTAGTCACAGTTTTGGGAATATTATTAAACATCTTATATTTTATTTTTCCTGAGCAAATTATAAAAATGCTATTCGGCGCAAAATACCTACAAAGCAGTAATCTTTTAGGAATAATGAGCGTTGTAATGACTGCATATTCCATTTTAAATCTGATTATTACATATTTAATTTCTATTAAAAAATTTATATTTTTACCAATTCTTGCAGCTGGCTCAATTTTGCAAATTATATTTATAATAATTTTTCATGCTTCACTTTTTCAAGTTATTATGATATGTTTAATTATAAATAGCTTGATCTCGCTTATAAGTTTTATGTTTGTTTATTTTCCTAAAGAAAAGAATAAAAATTATGCCGAACATCTCAATAGTAGTGCCGGTTTATAA
- a CDS encoding S8 family serine peptidase → MRNTSLLCLAFLMIACTDSDEESKFTGTETAKKLCDDSYCESVIWQVEDFYLTPIDINLNVVDSDGNIASTNTLLVKFKDDVSISGIEIVLGIVDAKISAFIPDLNIYELKFDCNSIEEIEQKIDTLLANYNVELAEKNYAVQLESLDIEGKDDAGLWGFEKIKLAQAYDFIEQNGITLHPIKIADLDNGFDLNHQEFAGLDVEKYDFADTDNNVYYSDGHGTATAGIIFAQNNGTGINGIAYNADFLAYKIFPDTGENHSLIRTLVSAIVMATKRGASVINYSGNTLSANNFSLGMLNLAVVYANKHGVVIVCSAGNTFIDATNHYPSAYPEVISVGATYYDQYGLENRTTFSNFSQNDDPNILTLAAPGKDLRLLGLDNSYSIGEGTSFASPMVAGLAGLLKEIRPELNPDEVRRIMYESATEILVTYPDGVFHYWRRINVLEAVKKATHEMDLPNHGIGKPCSQNSDCDFDLPCLVGTCTEACFEEKDRGQDLGVTCDNCNLFSECPVGTTCKSFDQPYGRMPLRLCL, encoded by the coding sequence ATGCGAAACACCAGTTTGCTCTGCCTAGCCTTTTTAATGATTGCTTGTACTGATTCAGATGAAGAAAGTAAATTCACTGGCACTGAAACAGCAAAGAAGCTTTGTGATGATAGTTATTGCGAAAGTGTAATTTGGCAAGTTGAAGATTTTTATCTGACACCAATTGATATAAATTTAAATGTTGTTGATTCTGATGGAAATATTGCTTCAACTAACACGTTGCTTGTCAAATTCAAGGATGATGTGAGCATTTCTGGCATTGAAATTGTTCTTGGAATTGTTGATGCAAAAATATCGGCATTCATTCCTGATTTAAATATTTATGAATTAAAGTTTGATTGCAATTCCATTGAAGAAATTGAACAAAAGATTGATACATTGCTCGCTAATTATAATGTCGAATTGGCAGAAAAGAATTATGCTGTACAGCTTGAAAGTTTGGATATTGAAGGCAAAGATGACGCTGGACTGTGGGGATTTGAGAAAATCAAATTAGCACAAGCTTATGACTTCATTGAACAAAATGGTATTACTCTTCATCCTATCAAAATTGCGGATTTGGATAATGGCTTTGACTTGAATCATCAAGAATTTGCTGGCTTAGATGTTGAAAAATATGATTTTGCTGATACTGATAACAATGTCTATTATTCTGATGGGCATGGAACTGCAACTGCTGGAATTATCTTTGCTCAAAATAATGGCACAGGAATTAATGGAATTGCATATAATGCTGATTTTCTGGCATACAAGATTTTTCCTGATACTGGCGAAAACCATAGTTTAATAAGAACGCTGGTTTCGGCAATTGTAATGGCAACAAAAAGAGGCGCATCGGTAATAAATTATAGCGGAAATACTTTATCAGCAAATAATTTTTCTTTGGGCATGCTGAACTTGGCAGTAGTGTATGCAAACAAACATGGCGTTGTCATTGTTTGTTCAGCAGGCAATACTTTCATTGATGCGACAAACCATTATCCTTCTGCTTATCCTGAAGTTATCTCTGTCGGTGCAACTTATTATGACCAATATGGTCTTGAGAATAGAACTACTTTTTCAAATTTTTCTCAAAATGATGATCCTAATATTTTGACATTGGCTGCACCTGGAAAGGATTTAAGATTGTTGGGTCTTGATAATTCTTATTCAATTGGAGAAGGTACTTCTTTTGCCTCGCCAATGGTTGCTGGACTTGCTGGTTTACTGAAAGAGATAAGACCAGAATTGAATCCTGATGAAGTTAGAAGAATTATGTATGAATCAGCAACAGAAATTCTAGTTACTTATCCTGACGGTGTTTTTCATTATTGGAGAAGAATCAATGTCTTGGAAGCTGTGAAAAAAGCAACTCATGAAATGGATTTGCCAAATCATGGAATTGGCAAACCTTGTTCGCAAAACAGTGATTGTGATTTTGATTTGCCATGTCTTGTAGGAACTTGCACCGAAGCTTGTTTTGAGGAAAAAGATCGTGGTCAAGATCTGGGAGTAACTTGTGATAATTGCAATTTGTTTAGTGAATGTCCTGTTGGCACAACTTGCAAAAGCTTTGATCAACCTTATGGGAGAATGCCTCTAAGACTTTGTTTGTAA
- a CDS encoding glycosyltransferase family 2 protein, protein MPNISIVVPVYNESKNLDFFCREINSVLNKIPNLTYEIIFVNDGSKDNSRNVLKNLANQNNKIKYLDFTKNFGKEIATTAGLNFCQGEAAITIDADLQHPLYLIPKFIKYWQKGHKVVIGVRNKSKSDKTTKKIGSWMFYKIINNISETKMVQGSTDYRLLDRQVIDEFNKLKEKNRITRGLIDWLGFDKKYIYFDAQDRKEGKPGYSFLKLVRLAFSSFVSMSLFPLKLAGYLGIFIMIGSGIFGIYMFFTNYILGMKNFSGPAILAIINLFLIGIVLSCLGLIALYIANINFQVINRPLYIINSKKL, encoded by the coding sequence ATGCCGAACATCTCAATAGTAGTGCCGGTTTATAACGAATCAAAAAATTTAGATTTTTTTTGCAGAGAGATCAATTCAGTTTTGAATAAAATACCAAATTTGACTTATGAAATAATTTTTGTCAACGATGGGAGCAAAGATAACAGTCGAAACGTTCTTAAAAATTTAGCGAATCAAAATAACAAAATTAAATATCTTGATTTTACAAAAAACTTCGGCAAAGAAATTGCAACAACGGCGGGCTTGAATTTTTGCCAAGGCGAAGCAGCAATTACGATTGATGCCGACTTGCAACATCCACTTTATTTAATTCCAAAATTTATAAAGTATTGGCAGAAAGGGCATAAAGTCGTTATCGGTGTCAGAAATAAAAGCAAAAGTGATAAGACTACCAAAAAAATTGGTTCCTGGATGTTCTATAAAATAATAAATAATATTTCTGAAACAAAAATGGTTCAAGGATCAACAGATTATCGGCTTTTGGATCGCCAAGTTATTGATGAATTTAATAAACTTAAAGAAAAAAATAGAATAACACGTGGTCTAATCGATTGGCTCGGTTTTGATAAGAAATATATATATTTTGATGCACAAGACAGAAAAGAAGGAAAACCAGGTTACAGTTTTTTAAAATTAGTTAGGCTCGCTTTTTCTTCTTTTGTATCAATGAGCCTTTTTCCTTTAAAACTTGCTGGCTACTTAGGAATATTTATTATGATTGGTTCAGGAATTTTCGGAATTTATATGTTTTTCACAAACTATATTTTAGGGATGAAAAATTTTTCAGGGCCAGCAATTTTAGCAATTATAAATTTATTTTTAATTGGCATTGTTCTAAGTTGCTTAGGCTTAATTGCCTTGTATATCGCTAACATCAATTTTCAGGTTATTAATCGGCCATTATACATTATAAATAGTAAAAAGTTATAA